Part of the Polyangiaceae bacterium genome, TAGGCACCCCAGCGCAGCTCCGCGCTCATGTCGCGGAAGATGGAGAAGAAGCGCTCGCGCTGCTCCGGCGTGCCGGTCGCGCGCACCGGCGGACCGCCCAGGCCCGGCCCGGGCACGCTCAGCATGATGCTGGCGTCGGCCCACGCGAGCTCTTCGGCGCCGACGGCGGCGGTGCGGTTGGTCTGCACCGGCTTGTTCGGATCGCGGTTCTTCGGACCCTCGTTGAAGTCCTCCATCGGGTTGTTCTCCCCGCGGAGGGCCTGGCTCATCATGTAGAAGTTGCGCAAGAAGTCGGGGGCGATGGCCTTCTCGCGATCCCAGTCGAGGCTCTGCGGCCGGATGACGCTCTTGCCCATGTCGTGCAGGGCTTCCTTGAGCATGCGCTGCTGCGTGTTCAGCTCGAAGTCGATCATTTTCGGGTCTCCTCGTGGGCGCTCAAGTCAGGACGGCCTGCGTCTCGGGGGTGGGTAAGACCAGGGCGGGGTCGAGCGGGATGCCCAGCTCCACGGCCGCGGCGAGCTGGTCCATCTGCTCGGCGGTGGCACCTGCGAGGGCCATCTGCTTGGCGTCCCGCATCAGCTTCTCGACGATCACGTCGCGCATGAAGCCGGCCCCGCCGTGGAGCTGCACCGCGTCGTCGGCGCAGCGCATCGCGACCTGGTGCGCGTGCGCCACGGCCTGCGCGGTGGCGAGCAGGCACGGACCGGGTTCCTTGCCGCTGTCCCAGAACCAGGCCGCTCGGCGCACGAGCTCGCCGGCGCTCTCGGCGTCCATGTGGCGATCGGCGAGCGTGAAGGCGATGGCCTGGAAGTGGCCGATGGGCTTGCCGAATGCCTTACGGATGTCGCAGTACTCACGCGACACGTCGAAGGCGAGGCGCGCGAGGCCCACCTGACGCGACGCCACGATCAGCGCGTACTTGGCGAAGAAGCGCGTGCACGCCGCGATGAAGTCGCCGCGCCCTTCCAGCCGATCGGCATCACTGACCTTGGCGGCCTCGAACACCAGCTCGCCGAAGTGACCGCAGTCGAGGCCCAGGGTCTTGTGCCGCCCGGCCACGCGCAGCCCGGGGTTTTCCTTTTTCACCACGAACGCGCCGATGCCGTTCCAGCCTGCGGCGGCATCGACCTGTGCGAACACGATCAGGGACTTCGCGAG contains:
- a CDS encoding acyl-CoA dehydrogenase family protein; amino-acid sequence: MISFEPTEDQKLITGTVSDFAKATLSPRAREFEKAHAVAADARKAVHEMGLSLAAVPEALGGQGLGLLTAVMINEELAYGDPAAPFGLPGFGSYLLAAQELGSDEQAKELLAPFADPAAHDTFGAVAWSERKPNRERAGFVTSAKKVSGGWELTGAKAFVGNADLAKSLIVFAQVDAAAGWNGIGAFVVKKENPGLRVAGRHKTLGLDCGHFGELVFEAAKVSDADRLEGRGDFIAACTRFFAKYALIVASRQVGLARLAFDVSREYCDIRKAFGKPIGHFQAIAFTLADRHMDAESAGELVRRAAWFWDSGKEPGPCLLATAQAVAHAHQVAMRCADDAVQLHGGAGFMRDVIVEKLMRDAKQMALAGATAEQMDQLAAAVELGIPLDPALVLPTPETQAVLT